The Malassezia vespertilionis chromosome 2, complete sequence genomic sequence CTTGATCACGTCGTCCGAGCCTTGGAGCGCCTTGTTGGACACAATTCGGTAAATTTCTAGCGTTAGGCTGATTGCACCGCGTACCGGTCAAAATATTCTGGAACGCCTGCTCGACGTTGCTtgcgtccagcgcggaGGTCTCGATGAACGAAAGGTTGTTCTCCGCTGCGCGTTAGTATAACTATAGTTTGTTGGGACGTACCAGCAAATGCCTTGGCCTCCTCGGTgggcactgcgcgcagGTGCCGCAGATCGCTCTTGTTGCCCACAAGCATAACAACAATGTTGCTATCCGCGTGGTCTCGCAGTTCCTTGAGCCAGCGCGAGACGTTGACATAGGTAGAGTGCTTCGCAATATCGTACACAAGCAACGCACCGACGGCACCGCGGTAATATGCCGAAGTGATTGCGCGGTAGCGTTCCTGGCCGGCAGTGTCCCAAATCTGGGCCTTGACCGTCTTGCCATCGACATTGATGCTGCGGGTCGCAAACTCGACGCCAATCGTGCTGCGGCTCTCGAGACTAAATTCGTTCCGCGTGAAACGCGAAAGCAGGTTGGACTTACCAGTGCCCGAGTCACCGATAAGCACAACTTTGAACAAATAGTCGTAGTTTGATTCCGCCGCCATGCTACAaagtcgtcgtcgccgtgGAAGACCCAGGTGCGTGTTTGCTCCGCACCCGCGGCCGGGCGCTCGGCCGAATCTATGCGCTACAATTTATACACCACATCTAATGTTAGTGGAGGCGCGTCGTACGCACCGTCAGAGAATTGCAGCTGGTTGTCGTGGTGCATCGCGCTGaggatcgcgcgcgcttcgtccgCGGAAAATGGCGCGTCGACACGGTCGTCGACACGGTCGTTGACCATGGACAGCAATGTGGCAAACGCAACCTCCT encodes the following:
- a CDS encoding uncharacterized protein (COG:U; EggNog:ENOG503NV4U; BUSCO:EOG09264HHW), yielding MAAESNYDYLFKVVLIGDSGTGKSNLLSRFTRNEFSLESRSTIGVEFATRSINVDGKTVKAQIWDTAGQERYRAITSAYYRGAVGALLVYDIAKHSTYVNVSRWLKELRDHADSNIVVMLVGNKSDLRHLRAVPTEEAKAFAAENNLSFIETSALDASNVEQAFQNILTEIYRIVSNKALQGSDDVIKPSGGETISVQPSTDDGGQQKKGGCC